One segment of Streptomyces sp. TG1A-8 DNA contains the following:
- a CDS encoding alpha/beta hydrolase yields MPLVPPPLDPELTAALEPFGDLISPGFGPEEIGTARQGAGTELLDLLDLTMDGAFEAEDRTVPGPDGAPDISLLICRPTDPERSAALPVIYHVHGGGMVLGNNRAGVDAPLAWARELGAVVVSVEYRLAPEHPHPAQIDDVHAGLVWTAAHAEEIGGDPDRIVLAGASAGGGLVAALALLLRDRQGPPVLGQLLMCPMLDDRNDTVSSHQMAGTGVWDRTANETAWTALLGERRGTPDVSPYAAPARAADLSGLPPAFLDVGSAETFRDEAVAYASRIWQCGGSAELHVWPGGFHGFASFTPQAALSRAARAAQLDWLRRLLAR; encoded by the coding sequence ATGCCCCTGGTCCCGCCGCCGCTCGATCCGGAACTCACCGCCGCCCTGGAACCCTTCGGGGACCTGATCTCCCCCGGCTTCGGCCCGGAGGAGATCGGCACGGCGCGGCAGGGCGCGGGAACGGAACTGCTCGACCTGCTGGACCTCACGATGGACGGCGCCTTCGAAGCGGAGGACCGCACGGTCCCGGGGCCCGACGGCGCCCCCGACATATCCCTGCTCATCTGCCGTCCCACCGACCCGGAACGCTCCGCCGCCCTGCCGGTGATCTACCACGTCCACGGCGGCGGCATGGTCCTGGGCAACAACCGGGCCGGCGTGGACGCGCCCCTGGCCTGGGCGCGCGAACTGGGCGCGGTCGTGGTGTCGGTGGAGTACCGGCTCGCGCCCGAACACCCCCACCCGGCGCAGATCGACGACGTCCACGCCGGTCTGGTCTGGACGGCCGCGCACGCAGAGGAGATCGGCGGCGACCCCGACCGCATCGTGCTCGCGGGCGCCAGCGCGGGCGGCGGCCTGGTCGCCGCGCTCGCCCTCCTCCTGCGCGACCGCCAGGGCCCGCCGGTCCTCGGCCAGCTGTTGATGTGCCCGATGCTGGACGACCGCAACGACACCGTCTCCAGCCACCAGATGGCCGGCACCGGTGTCTGGGACCGCACCGCCAACGAGACGGCCTGGACGGCCCTGCTCGGCGAGCGCCGCGGCACCCCCGACGTCTCCCCCTACGCCGCCCCCGCGCGCGCCGCCGACCTGTCCGGCCTGCCGCCGGCCTTCCTCGACGTCGGTTCCGCGGAGACCTTCCGCGACGAGGCCGTCGCCTACGCGTCCCGCATCTGGCAGTGCGGCGGCTCGGCCGAACTCCACGTCTGGCCGGGCGGCTTCCACGGCTTCGCCTCCTTCACCCCGCAGGCGGCCCTGTCCCGGGCGGCCCGGGCGGCCCAGCTGGACTGGCTGCGGCGCCTGCTGGCGCGGTGA
- a CDS encoding NAD(P)H-dependent oxidoreductase produces the protein MSVRILALIGSLRAGSHNRQLAEAAAKLAPEGVEVGLFEGLADVPFYNEDLDVEGDVPAAAAKLRSAAQEADAFLLFSPEYNGTMPAVLKNAIDWLSRPYGAGAFGGKPVAVIGTAFGQYGGVWAQDDTRKSVGIAGGKVIEDIKLSIPGSVTRFAETHPADDAEVAAQLTEVVTRLHGTVAETTAA, from the coding sequence ATGTCTGTTCGGATCCTCGCGCTCATCGGCAGCCTGCGCGCCGGTTCGCACAACCGCCAGCTCGCCGAGGCGGCCGCCAAGCTCGCACCGGAGGGCGTGGAGGTCGGGCTCTTCGAGGGCCTGGCCGACGTCCCCTTCTACAACGAGGACCTCGACGTCGAGGGCGACGTCCCGGCCGCCGCCGCCAAGCTGCGCTCGGCCGCGCAGGAGGCCGACGCGTTCCTGCTCTTCTCGCCCGAGTACAACGGCACCATGCCGGCCGTCCTGAAGAACGCCATCGACTGGCTGTCCCGCCCCTACGGTGCCGGTGCCTTCGGCGGCAAGCCGGTCGCCGTGATCGGCACCGCCTTCGGCCAGTACGGCGGCGTGTGGGCCCAGGACGACACCCGCAAGTCCGTGGGCATCGCCGGCGGCAAGGTGATCGAGGACATCAAGCTGTCCATCCCGGGCTCCGTGACCCGCTTCGCCGAGACCCACCCGGCGGACGACGCCGAGGTCGCCGCGCAGCTGACCGAGGTCGTGACGCGCCTGCACGGCACCGTCGCGGAGACCACGGCCGCCTGA